Proteins from a genomic interval of Channa argus isolate prfri chromosome 11, Channa argus male v1.0, whole genome shotgun sequence:
- the LOC137136698 gene encoding uncharacterized protein isoform X3 — translation MAESQTIKFPIPALPETAYTAKKGKRRKTLAEKEERRKETDKARFKSRIYIGMAFPRWRELREEKNFQTDTDLALYLLDCYDDRSVISAPSKYGYKPPGLPPLSTIEAESISDRIDWNHDALDPTNAHECSSHEESSTPLCVRTGGDVSPQMCLDSLPEISLEETVHGLIQPEETGPTGIDPFIPDKLEILCEDDIVGHQAAIVYHDSLKQLATHLILPVNTCRAKDPSTQVECKACQPFELKIKSWGTAAIMEWVCPNGHTVWKWSSQPLMKCEMQIGDFMLAANILLSGNNYRKVALLLRNMNMGMVDQNLFSQIQDSYCVETIKAFWEEKRRDNIDKLCDKNSVVLGDCRLSSPGQGATYCTCTAMDNDSKEILSIVNMDNVRTQQNSTIMEKEAFIQTIDKLKQEIKIQEVCTAAHRQISALFSNGKYKESGISHSWDIWSGVENLGKLLQTASQSRGCYPILHWIKDICNHFWYCCKEADNYEEFMSLWIGILHHVTDEHEWATGACHHGPLPRNQHSIWIEEDSVAHAALISVIMNQTWLRDVEKFLPFRSTADLESFHNHVLMYVPEMFSFSPSVYEARVLLAGLDYNHHVRRPAIKNRDGTLVYRKVWNRKSKRWRLYTIKVPKDYSYIPDLQSAILRRWLTDEKGMQRKRGTHSSHLGASC, via the exons ATGGCCGAATCGCAGACGATCAAATTCCCGATTCCCGCATTGCCCGAGACGGCGTACACCGCTAAGAAGGGCAAGAGGCGAAAGACGTTAGcggagaaggaggagaggcgAAAAGAAACGGACAAAGCTCGTTTTAAATCGAGAATCTATATCGGCATGGCTTTCCCCAGATGGAGAGAGTTGCGAGAGGAGAAGAATTTCCAAACAGACACCGATTTAGCATTATATCTGCTCGATTG CTATGATGATCGATCAGTCATATCAGCACCTAGTAAATATGGTTATAAGCCACCAGGTCTCCCGCCGCTGTCAACTATTGAGGCAGAATCGATTAGCGATCG TATTGACTGGAACCATGATGCACTGGATCCTACTAATGCACATGAATGCAGCAGTCATGAAGAAAGCAGTACTCCACTGTGTGTGAG GACTGGTGGAGATGTGTCTcctcaaatgtgtttagattcACTTCCAGAAATATCTTTGGAAGAGACTGTTCATGGACTGATTCAGCCAGAGGAGACGGGACCAACAGGGATAGACCCTTTTATACCCGATAAACTTGAAATCTTGTGTGAAGACGACATTGTGGGACACCAAGCTGCCATTGTTTATCATGACAGTTTGAAACAGCTGGCTACGCACCTGATCCTGCCAGTGAACACCTGCAGAGCCAAGGACCCTTCAACTCAAGTTGAGTGCAAAGCTTGTCAGCCTTTTGAGCTAAAGATAAAGTCCTGGGGTACTGCAGCAATTATGGAATGG GTGTGTCCTAATGGCCacactgtgtggaaatggagCTCTCAGCCTTTGAtgaagtgtgaaatgcaaatCGGAGACTTCATGCTGGCTGCTAACATACTGCTTTCTGGAAACAACTACAGGAAGGTGGCTCTGTTGctcagaaacatgaacatgGGCATGGTCGACCAAAAtcttttctcacagatccaggACTCATACTGTGTTGAAACAATCAAAGCATTCTGGGAGGAGAAGCGGCGTGACAATATTGATAAACTATGCGATAAAAATAGTGTTGTGCTAG GTGATTGCAGACTAAGCAGCCCTGGACAGGGCGCCACCTACTGCACTTGCACTGCGATGGACAATGACAGTAAGGAAATATTGTCCATTGTGAACATGGACAATGTGCGAACCCAGCAAAACTCCACCATTATGGAAAAGGAGGCCTTCATCCAGACAATAGATAAACTTaaacaagaaattaaaattCAAGAGGTCTGCACGGCTGCACATAGACAGATTTCAGCACTATTCA GCAATGGCAAATACAAAGAAAGTGGAATTAGTCATTCGTGGGACATatggagtggagtggaaaaCCTGGGGAAATTGTTACAAACT GCTAGTCAGTCCAGGGGGTGCTACCCTATTCTACACTGGATCAAGGACATCTGCAATCACTTCTGGTACTGCTGTAAGGAGGCAGACAATTATGAGGAGTTCATG TCATTGTGGATTGGTATTTTACATCATGTCACTGACGAGCATGAGTGGGCCACAGGTGCCTGCCACCATGGACCACTGCCCAGGAACCAACACAGCATCTGGATTGAGGAAGACTCTGTTGCACATGCAGCGCTAATCTCAGTGATTATGAATCAAACGTGGTTGAGGGATGTGGAAAAGTTTTTGCCTTTCAG ATCGACTGCAGATCTGGAGTCGTTTCACAACCACGTCTTAATGTACGTGCCAGAAATGTTCTCCTTCAGTCCATCTGTGTATGAGGCACGTGTCCTACTCGCAGGCCTAGATTACAACCATCATGTCCGCAGGCCAGCGATAAAAAACAGAGATGGCACTTTGGT gtATCGCAAGGTCTGGAACAGGAAATCTAAGAGATGGAGACTTTATACCATAAAAGTTCCAAAGGATTACAGTTACATACCAGACCTGCAGAGTGCCATCTTGAGAAGATGGTTGACTGATGAAAAAGGGAtgcagaggaaaagagggaCGCATTCCTCACATCTGGGAGCATCATGCTAA
- the LOC137136698 gene encoding uncharacterized protein isoform X1 codes for MAESQTIKFPIPALPETAYTAKKGKRRKTLAEKEERRKETDKARFKSRIYIGMAFPRWRELREEKNFQTDTDLALYLLDCYDDRSVISAPSKYGYKPPGLPPLSTIEAESISDRDEDILSDAEELDDVQIQQVETSDSMNVCSVEVDIDEYNDIRNTVIDWNHDALDPTNAHECSSHEESSTPLCVRTGGDVSPQMCLDSLPEISLEETVHGLIQPEETGPTGIDPFIPDKLEILCEDDIVGHQAAIVYHDSLKQLATHLILPVNTCRAKDPSTQVECKACQPFELKIKSWGTAAIMEWVCPNGHTVWKWSSQPLMKCEMQIGDFMLAANILLSGNNYRKVALLLRNMNMGMVDQNLFSQIQDSYCVETIKAFWEEKRRDNIDKLCDKNSVVLGDCRLSSPGQGATYCTCTAMDNDSKEILSIVNMDNVRTQQNSTIMEKEAFIQTIDKLKQEIKIQEVCTAAHRQISALFSNGKYKESGISHSWDIWSGVENLGKLLQTASQSRGCYPILHWIKDICNHFWYCCKEADNYEEFMSLWIGILHHVTDEHEWATGACHHGPLPRNQHSIWIEEDSVAHAALISVIMNQTWLRDVEKFLPFRSTADLESFHNHVLMYVPEMFSFSPSVYEARVLLAGLDYNHHVRRPAIKNRDGTLVYRKVWNRKSKRWRLYTIKVPKDYSYIPDLQSAILRRWLTDEKGMQRKRGTHSSHLGASC; via the exons ATGGCCGAATCGCAGACGATCAAATTCCCGATTCCCGCATTGCCCGAGACGGCGTACACCGCTAAGAAGGGCAAGAGGCGAAAGACGTTAGcggagaaggaggagaggcgAAAAGAAACGGACAAAGCTCGTTTTAAATCGAGAATCTATATCGGCATGGCTTTCCCCAGATGGAGAGAGTTGCGAGAGGAGAAGAATTTCCAAACAGACACCGATTTAGCATTATATCTGCTCGATTG CTATGATGATCGATCAGTCATATCAGCACCTAGTAAATATGGTTATAAGCCACCAGGTCTCCCGCCGCTGTCAACTATTGAGGCAGAATCGATTAGCGATCG AGATGAAGACATCCTGTCAGACGCTGAGGAATTGGACGATGTTCAAATCCAACAAGTAGAAACAAG TGATTCTATGAATGTCTGTAGCGTAGAGGTCGACATTGATGAATATAATGACATACGAAacacagt TATTGACTGGAACCATGATGCACTGGATCCTACTAATGCACATGAATGCAGCAGTCATGAAGAAAGCAGTACTCCACTGTGTGTGAG GACTGGTGGAGATGTGTCTcctcaaatgtgtttagattcACTTCCAGAAATATCTTTGGAAGAGACTGTTCATGGACTGATTCAGCCAGAGGAGACGGGACCAACAGGGATAGACCCTTTTATACCCGATAAACTTGAAATCTTGTGTGAAGACGACATTGTGGGACACCAAGCTGCCATTGTTTATCATGACAGTTTGAAACAGCTGGCTACGCACCTGATCCTGCCAGTGAACACCTGCAGAGCCAAGGACCCTTCAACTCAAGTTGAGTGCAAAGCTTGTCAGCCTTTTGAGCTAAAGATAAAGTCCTGGGGTACTGCAGCAATTATGGAATGG GTGTGTCCTAATGGCCacactgtgtggaaatggagCTCTCAGCCTTTGAtgaagtgtgaaatgcaaatCGGAGACTTCATGCTGGCTGCTAACATACTGCTTTCTGGAAACAACTACAGGAAGGTGGCTCTGTTGctcagaaacatgaacatgGGCATGGTCGACCAAAAtcttttctcacagatccaggACTCATACTGTGTTGAAACAATCAAAGCATTCTGGGAGGAGAAGCGGCGTGACAATATTGATAAACTATGCGATAAAAATAGTGTTGTGCTAG GTGATTGCAGACTAAGCAGCCCTGGACAGGGCGCCACCTACTGCACTTGCACTGCGATGGACAATGACAGTAAGGAAATATTGTCCATTGTGAACATGGACAATGTGCGAACCCAGCAAAACTCCACCATTATGGAAAAGGAGGCCTTCATCCAGACAATAGATAAACTTaaacaagaaattaaaattCAAGAGGTCTGCACGGCTGCACATAGACAGATTTCAGCACTATTCA GCAATGGCAAATACAAAGAAAGTGGAATTAGTCATTCGTGGGACATatggagtggagtggaaaaCCTGGGGAAATTGTTACAAACT GCTAGTCAGTCCAGGGGGTGCTACCCTATTCTACACTGGATCAAGGACATCTGCAATCACTTCTGGTACTGCTGTAAGGAGGCAGACAATTATGAGGAGTTCATG TCATTGTGGATTGGTATTTTACATCATGTCACTGACGAGCATGAGTGGGCCACAGGTGCCTGCCACCATGGACCACTGCCCAGGAACCAACACAGCATCTGGATTGAGGAAGACTCTGTTGCACATGCAGCGCTAATCTCAGTGATTATGAATCAAACGTGGTTGAGGGATGTGGAAAAGTTTTTGCCTTTCAG ATCGACTGCAGATCTGGAGTCGTTTCACAACCACGTCTTAATGTACGTGCCAGAAATGTTCTCCTTCAGTCCATCTGTGTATGAGGCACGTGTCCTACTCGCAGGCCTAGATTACAACCATCATGTCCGCAGGCCAGCGATAAAAAACAGAGATGGCACTTTGGT gtATCGCAAGGTCTGGAACAGGAAATCTAAGAGATGGAGACTTTATACCATAAAAGTTCCAAAGGATTACAGTTACATACCAGACCTGCAGAGTGCCATCTTGAGAAGATGGTTGACTGATGAAAAAGGGAtgcagaggaaaagagggaCGCATTCCTCACATCTGGGAGCATCATGCTAA
- the LOC137136698 gene encoding uncharacterized protein isoform X2, which translates to MERVARGEEFPNRHRFSIISARLVGHQRVPRAIKPQHIFILICSYDDRSVISAPSKYGYKPPGLPPLSTIEAESISDRDEDILSDAEELDDVQIQQVETSDSMNVCSVEVDIDEYNDIRNTVIDWNHDALDPTNAHECSSHEESSTPLCVRTGGDVSPQMCLDSLPEISLEETVHGLIQPEETGPTGIDPFIPDKLEILCEDDIVGHQAAIVYHDSLKQLATHLILPVNTCRAKDPSTQVECKACQPFELKIKSWGTAAIMEWVCPNGHTVWKWSSQPLMKCEMQIGDFMLAANILLSGNNYRKVALLLRNMNMGMVDQNLFSQIQDSYCVETIKAFWEEKRRDNIDKLCDKNSVVLGDCRLSSPGQGATYCTCTAMDNDSKEILSIVNMDNVRTQQNSTIMEKEAFIQTIDKLKQEIKIQEVCTAAHRQISALFSNGKYKESGISHSWDIWSGVENLGKLLQTASQSRGCYPILHWIKDICNHFWYCCKEADNYEEFMSLWIGILHHVTDEHEWATGACHHGPLPRNQHSIWIEEDSVAHAALISVIMNQTWLRDVEKFLPFRSTADLESFHNHVLMYVPEMFSFSPSVYEARVLLAGLDYNHHVRRPAIKNRDGTLVYRKVWNRKSKRWRLYTIKVPKDYSYIPDLQSAILRRWLTDEKGMQRKRGTHSSHLGASC; encoded by the exons ATGGAGAGAGTTGCGAGAGGAGAAGAATTTCCAAACAGACACCGATTTAGCATTATATCTGCTCGATTG GTGGGACATCAACGTGTCCCCCGGGCAATAAAACCGCAGCACATATTCATCTTAATCTGCAG CTATGATGATCGATCAGTCATATCAGCACCTAGTAAATATGGTTATAAGCCACCAGGTCTCCCGCCGCTGTCAACTATTGAGGCAGAATCGATTAGCGATCG AGATGAAGACATCCTGTCAGACGCTGAGGAATTGGACGATGTTCAAATCCAACAAGTAGAAACAAG TGATTCTATGAATGTCTGTAGCGTAGAGGTCGACATTGATGAATATAATGACATACGAAacacagt TATTGACTGGAACCATGATGCACTGGATCCTACTAATGCACATGAATGCAGCAGTCATGAAGAAAGCAGTACTCCACTGTGTGTGAG GACTGGTGGAGATGTGTCTcctcaaatgtgtttagattcACTTCCAGAAATATCTTTGGAAGAGACTGTTCATGGACTGATTCAGCCAGAGGAGACGGGACCAACAGGGATAGACCCTTTTATACCCGATAAACTTGAAATCTTGTGTGAAGACGACATTGTGGGACACCAAGCTGCCATTGTTTATCATGACAGTTTGAAACAGCTGGCTACGCACCTGATCCTGCCAGTGAACACCTGCAGAGCCAAGGACCCTTCAACTCAAGTTGAGTGCAAAGCTTGTCAGCCTTTTGAGCTAAAGATAAAGTCCTGGGGTACTGCAGCAATTATGGAATGG GTGTGTCCTAATGGCCacactgtgtggaaatggagCTCTCAGCCTTTGAtgaagtgtgaaatgcaaatCGGAGACTTCATGCTGGCTGCTAACATACTGCTTTCTGGAAACAACTACAGGAAGGTGGCTCTGTTGctcagaaacatgaacatgGGCATGGTCGACCAAAAtcttttctcacagatccaggACTCATACTGTGTTGAAACAATCAAAGCATTCTGGGAGGAGAAGCGGCGTGACAATATTGATAAACTATGCGATAAAAATAGTGTTGTGCTAG GTGATTGCAGACTAAGCAGCCCTGGACAGGGCGCCACCTACTGCACTTGCACTGCGATGGACAATGACAGTAAGGAAATATTGTCCATTGTGAACATGGACAATGTGCGAACCCAGCAAAACTCCACCATTATGGAAAAGGAGGCCTTCATCCAGACAATAGATAAACTTaaacaagaaattaaaattCAAGAGGTCTGCACGGCTGCACATAGACAGATTTCAGCACTATTCA GCAATGGCAAATACAAAGAAAGTGGAATTAGTCATTCGTGGGACATatggagtggagtggaaaaCCTGGGGAAATTGTTACAAACT GCTAGTCAGTCCAGGGGGTGCTACCCTATTCTACACTGGATCAAGGACATCTGCAATCACTTCTGGTACTGCTGTAAGGAGGCAGACAATTATGAGGAGTTCATG TCATTGTGGATTGGTATTTTACATCATGTCACTGACGAGCATGAGTGGGCCACAGGTGCCTGCCACCATGGACCACTGCCCAGGAACCAACACAGCATCTGGATTGAGGAAGACTCTGTTGCACATGCAGCGCTAATCTCAGTGATTATGAATCAAACGTGGTTGAGGGATGTGGAAAAGTTTTTGCCTTTCAG ATCGACTGCAGATCTGGAGTCGTTTCACAACCACGTCTTAATGTACGTGCCAGAAATGTTCTCCTTCAGTCCATCTGTGTATGAGGCACGTGTCCTACTCGCAGGCCTAGATTACAACCATCATGTCCGCAGGCCAGCGATAAAAAACAGAGATGGCACTTTGGT gtATCGCAAGGTCTGGAACAGGAAATCTAAGAGATGGAGACTTTATACCATAAAAGTTCCAAAGGATTACAGTTACATACCAGACCTGCAGAGTGCCATCTTGAGAAGATGGTTGACTGATGAAAAAGGGAtgcagaggaaaagagggaCGCATTCCTCACATCTGGGAGCATCATGCTAA
- the rnf215 gene encoding RING finger protein 215 isoform X2 encodes MAGARRWRCLWVTVPLLLSLQWPGLLAAAEQVALVEVFLEQRPGDSALLQGDVVESSRGSRSPEDRQELQGDLVLVQEKEPQVRGAGGEGDSKEQEPWIGVVPVEMDDSKASTGNQESFADAVVNKMKRALVLGASALIILALNQNTVSEMDLSQVLSKPIIVIQTSENVTKLIGALLRGLQVTAKITYKTILQDNLGATLTLWSSCGRSRGGRYGEWQGVICTGETNSQVQKYLQQLWDTVLLVALILSTGVIVQAHLQYQDQQLHDDLELLPKQDILKRMSSLKTKTYRQPKPWCDPSQPMETDNCAVCLEPFNNNQCLRVLPCLHEYHRDCVDPWLLVQHTCPLCKRSILGSVYKDS; translated from the exons ATGGCGGGAGCTCGCCGCTGGCGCTGTCTTTGGGTAACGGTACCGCTGCTGCTGTCGCTGCAGTGGCCGGGGCTGCTGGCCGCGGCGGAGCAGGTCGCTCTGGTGGAGGTCTTCCTGGAGCAGCGGCCCGGCGACAGCGCTCTGCTCCAGGGGGACGTGGTGGAGTCCAGCAGGGGCAGCAGGAGCCCCGAGGACCGTCAGGAGCTGCAGGGAGACTTGGTCCTG GTTCAGGAGAAGGAGCCACAGGTGAGGGGGGCGGGAGGCGAAGGGGACAGCAAAGAGCAGGAGCCATGGATCGGGGTCGTGCCTGTGGAGATGGACGACAGCAAAGCCTCCACTGGGAACCAGGAGTCATTTGCTGATGCAGTGGTCAATAAA aTGAAGCGCGCCTTGGTCCTCGGAGCTTCAGCGCTGATCATTCTGGCTCTCAACCAAAACACTGTCAGTGAG ATGGATCTTTCTCAGGTGCTGTCCAAGCCCATCATTGTGATCCAGACATCGGAAAATGTCACCAAGCTGATTGGAGCCCTGCTCAG AGGCCTTCAGGTGACAGCAAAAATCACCTACAAGACAATCCTGCAGGACAACCTG GGGGCCACGCTCACGCTGTGGTCGAGCTGCGGTCGATCGAGAGGGGGGCGCTATGGAGAGTGGCAGGGGGTCATCTGCACGGGAGAGACCAACTCCCAGGTCCAG AAGTACCTGCAGCAGCTGTGGGACACCGTCCTCCTGGTGGCGCTGATACTCAGCACAGGAGTCATTGTTCAGGCTCACTTGCAGTACCAGGACCAACAGCTCCACGACGACTTGGAG CTGCTTCCTAAACAGGACATTCTGAAAAGAATGTCGTCTCTGAAGACAAAGACCTATCGACAGCCCAAACCCTGGTGTGACCCGTCACAGCCGATGGAGACGGACAACTGCGCGGTCTGTTTGGAGCCGTTCAACAACAACCAG TGTCTGCGGGTGCTGCCGTGTCTCCATGAGTACCACAGAGATTGCGTCGACCCCTGGCTGCTAGTGCAGCACACCTGTCCTCTGTGCAAACGTAGCATCCTTG GCAGCGTCTACAAAGACAGTTAA
- the rnf215 gene encoding RING finger protein 215 isoform X1: MAGARRWRCLWVTVPLLLSLQWPGLLAAAEQVALVEVFLEQRPGDSALLQGDVVESSRGSRSPEDRQELQGDLVLVQEKEPQVRGAGGEGDSKEQEPWIGVVPVEMDDSKASTGNQESFADAVVNKMKRALVLGASALIILALNQNTVSEMDLSQVLSKPIIVIQTSENVTKLIGALLRGLQVTAKITYKTILQDNLGATLTLWSSCGRSRGGRYGEWQGVICTGETNSQVQKYLQQLWDTVLLVALILSTGVIVQAHLQYQDQQLHDDLELLPKQDILKRMSSLKTKTYRQPKPWCDPSQPMETDNCAVCLEPFNNNQCLRVLPCLHEYHRDCVDPWLLVQHTCPLCKRSILVGDCRIKYELLTAADSMTGLWSRLIITSDLLVALTDKSGSMNNTIKYCTGTVCL, translated from the exons ATGGCGGGAGCTCGCCGCTGGCGCTGTCTTTGGGTAACGGTACCGCTGCTGCTGTCGCTGCAGTGGCCGGGGCTGCTGGCCGCGGCGGAGCAGGTCGCTCTGGTGGAGGTCTTCCTGGAGCAGCGGCCCGGCGACAGCGCTCTGCTCCAGGGGGACGTGGTGGAGTCCAGCAGGGGCAGCAGGAGCCCCGAGGACCGTCAGGAGCTGCAGGGAGACTTGGTCCTG GTTCAGGAGAAGGAGCCACAGGTGAGGGGGGCGGGAGGCGAAGGGGACAGCAAAGAGCAGGAGCCATGGATCGGGGTCGTGCCTGTGGAGATGGACGACAGCAAAGCCTCCACTGGGAACCAGGAGTCATTTGCTGATGCAGTGGTCAATAAA aTGAAGCGCGCCTTGGTCCTCGGAGCTTCAGCGCTGATCATTCTGGCTCTCAACCAAAACACTGTCAGTGAG ATGGATCTTTCTCAGGTGCTGTCCAAGCCCATCATTGTGATCCAGACATCGGAAAATGTCACCAAGCTGATTGGAGCCCTGCTCAG AGGCCTTCAGGTGACAGCAAAAATCACCTACAAGACAATCCTGCAGGACAACCTG GGGGCCACGCTCACGCTGTGGTCGAGCTGCGGTCGATCGAGAGGGGGGCGCTATGGAGAGTGGCAGGGGGTCATCTGCACGGGAGAGACCAACTCCCAGGTCCAG AAGTACCTGCAGCAGCTGTGGGACACCGTCCTCCTGGTGGCGCTGATACTCAGCACAGGAGTCATTGTTCAGGCTCACTTGCAGTACCAGGACCAACAGCTCCACGACGACTTGGAG CTGCTTCCTAAACAGGACATTCTGAAAAGAATGTCGTCTCTGAAGACAAAGACCTATCGACAGCCCAAACCCTGGTGTGACCCGTCACAGCCGATGGAGACGGACAACTGCGCGGTCTGTTTGGAGCCGTTCAACAACAACCAG TGTCTGCGGGTGCTGCCGTGTCTCCATGAGTACCACAGAGATTGCGTCGACCCCTGGCTGCTAGTGCAGCACACCTGTCCTCTGTGCAAACGTAGCATCCTTG TGGGGGACTGCAGGATCAAATATGAACTTCTCACAGCAGCTGACTCAATGACTGGACTATGGAGCAGGCTGATTATAACCTCTGACCTCCTGGTGGCTCTCACAGACAAGAGTGGTAGTATGAACAATACTATAAAGTACTGTACAGgtactgtttgtctgtga
- the ascc2 gene encoding activating signal cointegrator 1 complex subunit 2 → MACAQVPLDEQQVTERCSLGKERTLSALHPERKEERIFMPYKPPPEECTPAEVEEFLEHARFITDDLEWLLGLPHDKFWCQVVFDESLQRCLDSYLQHAPRGLDLTALPSSPAVADMQRSVHRLVFLTFLRMATHKESKENFITPAVFGEIIYNNFLFDIPKILDLCVLFGKGNSQLLHKMIENIFTQQPSYYNDLDETVPTVLQVFDTVLEKCGLRCEGATAMQPMKLNGHKQPTAMTMNQQDLVDIILYLCDSTTTIHAFLDIFPAACSSFHSHSFISRLTSFYETAVPDLELSVRKRNFDDKSLQEDLWQRLSHSCRKMVETVHLLLHHTCLQPILEGSENMQTFADELLQHFTYFLPEKRFLSDYDEQFPIAEDISLLQQALPAIDETRTSYLLQGVESAWDSVGRRKPQSQLQPNASSFLSASPGPACSIPQEVREPGDGGESLRGAEAMLDSSLKRNNVAVCPVSGAELESLLSCIRDLLPDLGEGFLLACLQEYDYNSELVINNILENRLSPSLDKLDRAMPRPVKEELPSVLSNRSNVFDDDEFDVFRRDQVDMSCIWKGRRKGENTREMLNDKQHIAEQRARYKAYETVVDEVIVEPGSSAATYGLDDYDDEYDDTYDMNQVGANDLDGDSLLNRRPFTVPQVLRKGNRLEDEEESDDEEEEETLQKNVNRDQFVQDPAVLRERAAARRAAMQQKKGFRPEQPSDVVGRPKGRGQTTETLLDRRKKETNKSRVANHNRRTMADRKRNKGMIPS, encoded by the exons ATGGCCTGTGCCCAGGTGCCACTGGATGAGCAGCAGGTGACTGAGCGATGCTCGCTGGGAAAAGAGCGCACTTTGTCTGCATTG CACCCTGAGAGGAAGGAGGAGCGTATTTTTATGCCTTACAAACCCCCGCCTGAAGAATGCACACctgctgaggtggaggagtttttAGAACATGCCAGATTCATCACAGATGATCTGGAGTGGCTGCTTGGACTACCACATGACAAGTTCTGGTGTCAG GTGGTATTTGATGAGTCCCTGCAGAGGTGCCTGGACTCATACCTTCAACACGCTCCCCGGGGCCTCGATCTCACTGCGCTGCCCTCGTCCCCAGCGGTGGCCGACATGCAGCGCTCCGTCCACAGGCTGGTCTTCTTGACCTTCCTCAGGATGGCCACACATAAAGAGTCCAAG GAGAACTTCATCACCCCAGCTGTGTTTGGAGAAATTATCTATAATAACTTCCTGTTTGACATTCCCAAAATtttggatctgtgtgtgttgtttgggaAGGGCAATAGTCAGCTCCTGCACAAGATGATAG AAAACATATTTACCCAGCAGCCATCTTACTATAATGACCTGGATGAGACGGTGCCCACTGTGTTACAG GTGTTTGACACGGTCCTGGAAAAATGTGGTCTTCGGTGTGAAGGCGCCACTGCTATGCAGCCGATGAAGCTGAACGGACACAAACAGCCCACTGCTATGACCATGAACCAGCAG GATCTTGTAGACATTATTCTGTACCTGTGTgactccaccaccaccatccaTGCCTTCCTGGATATCTTCCCTGCTGCCTGCTCCAGCTTCCACTCCCACAGCTTCATTAGCAG ACTGACCTCGTTTTATGAGACCGCTGTGCCTGATCTAGAGCTGTCAGTTAGGAAGAGAAACTTTGATGATAAAAG TCTACAGGAGGACTTGTGGCAGAGGTTGTCCCACTCGTGTCGTAAAATGGTGGAGACAGTTCACCTGCTTCTGCATCACACTTGCTTACAGCCAATTCTGGAGGG AAGTGAAAACATGCAGACGTTTGCAGATGAACTTTTGCAGCATTTCACATATTTCTTACCTGAGAAAAG GTTCTTGTCAGACTACGATGAGCAGTTCCCTATTGCAGAGGACATCAGCCTCCTACAACAGGCGCTTCCTGCCAT TGATGAGACCAGGACTTCCTACCTGCTCCAGGGGGTGGAAAGTGCCTGGGATAGCGTTGGGCGACGTAAACCACAGAGCCAGCTTCAGCCTAATGCCTCCTCATTCTTGTCAGCCAGTCCAGGTCCAGCGTGCTCTATACCTCAGGAGGTCAGAGAACcaggagatggaggagagagTCTGAGGGGAGCAGAGGCCATGCTGGATAGTTCCCTGAAGAGGAACAAT GTCGCAGTGTGTCCTGTGAGTGGGGCGGAACTGGAGTCTTTGCTGTCGTGTATCCGGGACCTGCTGCCTGATTTAGGCGAAGGCTTCTTGCTAGCTTGCCTGCAGGAGTACGACTACAACTCTGAGCTGGTCATCAacaacatcctggaaaaccggCTGTCCCCCAGCCTGGACAAACTGGACCGAGCCATGCCAAG GCCAGTCAAGGAGGAGCTTCCAAGTGTTCTGAGCAACAGATCCAATGTGTTTGATGACGACGAGTTTGACGTCTTCCGGAGGGACCAGGTGGACATGTCTTGCATCTGGAAGGGCAGGAG GAAAGGTGAAAACACCCGAGAGATGCTGAATGACAAGCAGCACATTGCTGAGCAGAGGGCTCGTTATAAGGCCTACGAGACGGTGGTGGATGAGGTCATTGTTGAACCTGGTTCAAGTGCAGCCACCTACGGCCTGGATGACTATGATGACGAATATGACGACACGTACGACATGAACCAAGTGGGAGCTAATGACTTGGACGGAGACAGTTTACTGAACAGAAG ACCTTTCACAGTCCCACAGGTACTAAGAAAAGGAAACAGGcttgaggatgaggaggaaagTGACGacgaagaagaggaagagactTTACAG aaaaacgTAAACAGGGACCAATTTGTGCAGGACCCCGCTGTTCTGAGGGAGAGGGCTGCAGCTAGAAGAGCAGCTATGCAGCAAAAGAAAGG TTTCCGACCGGAACAGCCCAGTGACGTTGTTGGCCGGCCCAAAGGCCGAGGACAGACCACAGAGACGCTCTTGGACCGACGCAAGAAGGAGACCAACAAAAGCCGTGTGGCAAACCACAACCGGCGCACCATGGCTGACCGCAAGAGGAACAAGGGCATGATCCCCTCCTGA